The genomic window AATTTTGCAGCTGACCCATGACGAAGTGCCGCATTCGGTTGCGGTCGCGATCGAAAATATGCGCGTCGCGGAAAACGGGATCGTGCACATTTCCGCCATTATTTTCGTCGAACGCGATTCGCAAAAAGGGATTGTAATCGGCAAGCAGGGCGCGCTGTTGAAGCAGGTCGGCAAAGAAGCGCGCCACGATATCGAGCGCCTCCTGGGTTCCAAAGCGTTTTTGCAATTATGGGTCAAAGTGAAGAAAGATTGGCGCAATCGCGATCAATTGTTGCAGGAATTCGGCTTTCGCAATGAGGAAATTTGAGCGGTCCTGGCGGTTTTTTCCCGGATAGATTCGGCTTGTATTGCCCATCCTAACAGTGTGCCTGAGCAGTCTGTTCTGCGAAAGGATGAGAACATATGAGAGATTTTTCCTGGCAAGTTTTCGCATTGACCGGGAATGTAGACGCGTATATGTTGTATCGGGACATTGGGGAAAACGGCGGCGAAGAAACGGTGGAAAAAGCGCAGGAGGGCGAACGGCAGGACGGCGACGAGCGGCAAGCGGAAGCAAATTGAGCGAACCACCAGCTATCATCAATTTTTAACCGATTATCCAGTCTGCGTGCTCATGGGGGAAACGAACCGGTGCTGAAAAGGGTGGAAGGGCTTGTCATCCGCACCAACGATTACGGGGAAGGACATAAAATCTTGACGCTATATACCTGTGATGCGGGGAAAACAAGCGTAATGGCG from Bacilli bacterium includes these protein-coding regions:
- a CDS encoding YqzL family protein encodes the protein MRDFSWQVFALTGNVDAYMLYRDIGENGGEETVEKAQEGERQDGDERQAEAN